Part of the Vitis vinifera cultivar Pinot Noir 40024 chromosome 13, ASM3070453v1 genome is shown below.
TGAAAGTGGTGTTATCCATATGCCATTCATCACCATAGGACAACAAATAACAGATGTTCTAACTAAGAGCCTTTCTAGACCTTGAAACTCTAGTTAGCACGTTGGGCATGATTAATATCTATGCGctaacttgagggggagtgaaGAAATATTAGGATTGTTTGTTAAAGtttctgttttattttcaaataaatccgAATTGATTGTACTGATTAgatttggaatttcagataagGTTAAAGTTGTTATGTCCTAGATTTGTAGTTTTTTTGTTACACAATTAAGATTCAAACCTTAGCCTATTTATTTCCATGTAACTTCAGAATTGTTTAATAAGAAGAACATCCATTTGTCTTCTCTATTCTGCATACAAATACTATGATCTATAGGATGCATGCATGAACTAATTTGTCAGCTGTGTTTGTGTACTCTAAATCCAACAGTTTGCTGAATTCAAATTTACAATATCATATCTATTCCAGGGTTAGGTGAACATATTAGTGAATGGGGCCATGGAAACAGGGAGTGTTGGTTTTTGGATGCACACTAGAAGAGGTATGTTGGACAATGGGAGATAGTGGACTCTAGACAAAAAACAGTCTGTTCTCAATCTAATCCTGAGGTTGATTTTCCTCTATCCATTTAGGACTCCTGAATTGTACTCACATATTGATGCACGATATGAAGACatgataaaaagaaagataaatatAGTAACATACATACCTTCAAAAGAATGTCATCATATGAGATGTTGGCATATATAAGATGCACATTAGTTTTGTCTTTTGGATTCTCTAATATGGCTCTTGTTAGCTGCAATGGAATCAAGACAGGGAAAAAAAGTCATACACTAACCTTAAATTCAGAGAGAGGAATATTTtccaattgaaaaaataaaaggtacCTTCGGATTTTCAAATGCTCAGACCCATACCTGGAACATTGGGGTAATGCCAGTCCCTCCAGCAAGCATCCCAAATGCTTTAGCTTGGCCAGGTTTATATATCAAACGCCCCTTAAACCATGAAAACAACGACATACAAATCACTCCATCTAAAATAATAACTCACTCATAACaattattaatcaattatgtGAAATCAATATTCATGAACTCCAATAAAAATAATCCATTTTGAGATCaacaaagtaaacaaaaagCCAATGTTGTTGTGTAGCTAAATGATGATGTATGGAAGCTACACTCAAATGATTCTATCATTGCATCTAGAGACCAAACTTGTAGCACAACATTTCTTGCATTAACAATGTccaattattttattacaaCATCATGATCAAGGAATGTGGATTTTCATTTCATTGCAACATACTTTAacaataagtaaaaaataagattgaaaataaaaatatttgagaataTTAAAATGTAGAATGGGCTTAAGTAAGAAATTGCTAAACTAATAATGAAAGTGCTTCTTCTGAGTTATTTTCTTTGAAGgaacaaattttctttaattaaaacaGTACATATGAGTTAAAGGGCATTGAGCTTATGATAGATCTGATGCACTCTAAGGCCATGTTTGGAATACTAGAATagagaatgagaatgagaaatCAGTTCTATTCCTATTCATTGATgtgtttggattattttttaaaatgggatcaataataaaaaattcattgttATGGAAATCAAATCCCATTGTTACTAGGATTTTGATTGCTCTCTTCTACATTGTATTATGATTCACCTTCATTCCCTCCCTATTTTCATTCCTATCCCCACATACCAAATGCACAAAGTGCAACTTCAGGGCAGACCATAATGTAGGATGACCCTTAAAGTAGCTCCCCACAATCAATAATGGTGAGCTTGGCTGATGGTTGTGAGTCAGGTTACTCCTATAAGAGCAACCGGAAAAGCTTGGATAAGCTTTCAAGTTTCAGGCAGAGGATCTACGAAAAATGAAGTTCAACACAGCCACAATCATCTAAGAGGGAGTTCACTGCCTCAAGATCCCTTCCCTAGCACCTGAGACAAACTTGAAACTTTGCTCTGTCTTGGGCCACCATTTCGGATGTCAAAACTGATATCacatttcattttgttttaagGTTGGTCTGTGAGACAATAGCATGTGCAAGTGTCATTGTTCCATAGTTTAACATATTATCCTTTCCAACAGGAATAGCATGTACCCGGGGTCCCTTTACAGCCAGGGTATCGCCTTCACGCATCTTTctgaaatggtgggacatcTGTCCCTTCGGATACATCTATTCAGAAGccaaacaaaaaacataaaacagaGTTCAAAATGGGTAAAAGCTAAATATAAACATCACCAAGCAACAAGATGAGATCCCATAAATGGTAGATTTCAGATGGATGCACCTTTACAACTAGTTCATAGAAACCAACATCTGAATCCAAAGTAATTGGGGTATATGGCCTGATAACTTCTGCACCTTGGTCATCTTTTCCCCTGATCAACAGATTGGAGCGTATGGTCAATAGTTATAAATCCCAGTAACTAAAGTCACATAAGCTAAGGCCAGTCTAAGAATCGATGAATTGTTTGGCAATGGAGCATTTGAATTTTCAGAATTAATCaagaagtaaaatataaaactcGGGACAGATATGGAAGACAAAAAAGGTTAGCCGTTTGAACCTGCAAATTATATGTTGTCCAACAGGAAGACCAAACACTGAGGTAGGCGTGGGAAGGGCGAACCTAAACCTCCCAACATTGTGGCTGATTCGAGTTTTCTGGACTAGTTTG
Proteins encoded:
- the LOC100259177 gene encoding NADH--cytochrome b5 reductase 1, which produces MWKMTSTLLPTFRVTWPLKTPGIELSGFAVGLAAVGLAAVYFFYGRRKPKGCLDPERFQDFKLVQKTRISHNVGRFRFALPTPTSVFGLPVGQHIICRGKDDQGAEVIRPYTPITLDSDVGFYELVVKMYPKGQMSHHFRKMREGDTLAVKGPRGRLIYKPGQAKAFGMLAGGTGITPMFQLTRAILENPKDKTNVHLIYANISYDDILLKDELDGFARKFPNRFKVFYVLSQPPEAWNGGIGHISKEMIEKHCPAPAPDIQILRCGPPGMNKAMAGHLVALGYTPQMQFEF